In one Hemitrygon akajei chromosome 3, sHemAka1.3, whole genome shotgun sequence genomic region, the following are encoded:
- the LOC140724887 gene encoding protein kintoun-like has translation MAASSKLEELELTREEVDRFSKALKDEKFRKLLSDYAEEISNPENKKKYEEEITQLERERGVDVKFVHPNPGHVLKTSVNGDKKCFINVCSNDLINKPACEPAKGNDGALGQQWSLPYSLTPGREDLGAEGKKYLIYDVVFHPDTLYMADRNKRFRKMVDEISLDAIEKQLNAKLDLRNVKTLKLKYKGLPHSAVIRKPLPGGPKEIPEDSPFRFPYPYEFPKSEKTTRSDIKNKSTTEKSNAFGKYQNKEMQDNKFTQPNYSIVYRSSFDLQDYRYARDAVPSTRPKELVVTIDLPLLNSVENASLDVTEKLLCLESQKPAYKLDLTLPYPVDENQGSAKFNKSKRQLVVTLPVVPAKQVLELGKSHDSDFEPAGKDSESMENEESVLIPEMNKFEGDSLEKNGESDTACINDKDGCKDFNREQSQTNEHLGFSHITASITSNVKVTTSSSSTHFLKTNDVIVSPQNVSEVDSGQKNLPEEVAVTSNDKSYVEKHCNSTLDGQITEHPQVNSSENTKSCSEDSLKENEAVCPDFHYHQNENSVTFILQVKNINENSLKSVLHTHNYNITFGTTHSDTLYSLIIQFPSEHQLDTRESRLNLSKDNATVVLMKSSESRGLWQSFCAGSTHNSLQHKLFVTSENADQFLSTSLKEADPADPTEKCSAELRVSEVYETGLVIYSKFQQQEKDEITSRACDLNHNTAGTAPSNLQQHREEIGLTESTASDKKTEKDTSLSDDCVEFVSNQQDELVILSENCDASVHLHNSSEGTRVISKLGVDQVSESGCMNPTDGNELIKEIEIESQSPSDLDVLQAEDPISLNNESSATSVCAKREAVDNEFLDEDDLPADQMNDNHSEFVKETASFQVLEEIDHADKSVKVICDHTTHSAFIFQNTELYQLD, from the exons ATGGCGGCCTCGTCCAAACTGGAGGAGCTGGAGTTAACCCGCGAGGAAGTGGACCGCTTCTCTAAAGcgctgaaagatgaaaagttcagAAAACTGCTATCGGACTATGCGGAGGAAATCTCTAATCCAGAAAATAAGAAGAAATACGAGGAGGAAATAACCCAgctggagagggaaagaggagtgGATGTGAAGTTTGTGCACCCCAACCCGGGCCATGTCCTGAAGACCAGCGTTAACGGTGACAAAAAATGTTTCATAAACGTCTGCAGCAACGATCTGATAAATAAACCCGCTTGCGAACCGGCAAAGGGCAACGACGGGGCACTGGGGCAGCAGTGGTCTCTGCCCTACAGCCTCACGCCTGGGAGGGAAGATCTGGGAGCAGAGGGTAAAAAATATCTGATTTATGATGTGGTGTTTCACCCAGACACTCTGTATATGGCTGACAGGAATAAGAGGTTTAGAAAAATGGTGGATGAGATTTCACTGGACGCGATAGAGAAGCAATTAAATGCAAAGCTGGATTTGAGAAATGTTAAAACTTTGAAACTAAAATATAAGGGGTTGCCCCACTCTGCTGTTATCCGCAAACCACTTCCTGGTGGCCCTAAGGAAATTCCAGAAGACAGCCCTTTCCGGTTCCCTTATCCCTACGAGTTTCCAAAATCAGAAAAGACCACTCGAAGCGATATCAAGAATAAAAGTACGACTGAGAAATCAAATGCCTTTGGGAAGTATCAGAATAAGGAAATGCAGGACAACAAATTTACCCAACCTAACTACTCCATTGTTTACCGATCATCTTTTGACTTGCAAGATTATCGATATGCCCGCGATGCTGTCCCGAGTACCAGACCTAAAGAACTTGTGGTGACTATTGACCTTCCTCTGCTTAATTCTGTCGAGAATGCTAGTTTGGATGTGACCGAAAAATTGTTATGTTTGGAGTCGCAGAAACCAGCTTACAAACTTGATTTGACCCTCCCATACCCGGTAGATGAAAATCAGGGGTCAGCTAAATTTAACAAATCCAAGAGACAGCTTGTGGTTACTTTACCTGTTGTTCCTGCAAAGCAAGTCCTAGAACTGGGAAAATCCCACGATAGTGACTTTGAGCCGGCAGGGAAGGACAGTGAATCCATGGAGAATGAGGAGTCAGTACTGATACCAGAAATGAATAAATTTGAAGGAGATTCCCTAGAGAAAAATGGAGAAAGTGATACAGCTTGTATAAATGACAAAGATGGGTGTAAGGATTTTAATCGGGAGCAATCTCAAACTAATGAACACCTTGGATTCAGCCACATTACAGCATCCATCACATCAAATGTGAAAGTAACTACTTCTAGTTCAAGTACCCATTTTCTGAAGACAAATGATGTGATTGTTTCTCCCCAAAATGTCTCAGAAGTGGATTCAGGACAGAAGAACCTCCCTGAGGAAGTTGCAGTAACTTCTAATGATAAAAGTTATGTGGAAAAGCATTGCAATAGTACACTAGATGGGCAAATAACTGAGCACCCACAAGTAAATTCATCTGAAAATACCAAATCCTGCTCAGAAGACTCTTTAAAGGAAAATGAAGCTGTGTGTCCAGATTTCCATTACCATCAGAATGAAAACTCGGTTACATTTATACTGCAAGTGAAAAACATCAATGAAAATAGTTTGAAATCTGTTCTTCATACCCACAATTATAACATAACTTTTGGAACAACACACTCAGATACCTTATATTCGTTGATTATTCAATTTCCATCTGAACATCAGTTGGACACCAGAGAGAGCAGACTGAACCTATCAAAAGACAATGCCACAGTGGTATTAATGAAGTCATCGGAAAGCCGAGGTTTGTGGCAAAGCTTTTGTGCTGGAAGTACACACAACTCATTGCAG CACAAGTTGTTTGTAacttcagaaaatgctgatcaaTTCCTGAGTACATCCTTAAAGGAAGCAGACCCCGCTGATCCAACTGAGAAATGTTCAGCAGAGTTGAGGGTGTCAGAAGTCTATGAAACTGGTCTGGTTATTTACTCAAAG TTTCAGCAGCAAGAGAAGGATGAAATCACCTCTCGTGCATGTGATCTGAATCACAATACAGCTGGCACTGCTCCATCAAACCTTCAGCAACACAGAGAGGAAATTGGCTTGACTGAATCTACTGCAAGTGATAAAAAGACAGAGAAGGATACATCATTGtcagatgattgtgttgaatttgTGTCTAATCAACAAGATGAACTGGTTATCCTGTCAGAGAATTGTGATGcttctgtacatttacacaattCATCAGAAGGAACAAGGGTAATTTCGAAGCTTGGAGTGGACCAGGTATCTGAAAGTGGCTGCATGAATCCCACTGATGGGAATGAGCTTATTAaggaaattgaaattgaaagtCAATCACCCTCAGACCTTGATGTACTGCAAGCAGAGGATCCAATATCTCTGAATAATGAGTCCTCAGCCACTTCTGTGTGTGCAAAAAGGGAGGCTGTTGATAATGAGTTTCTTGATGAAGATGACCTTCCAGCTGATCAAATGAATGACAATCATTCAGAGTTTGTTAAAGAAACAGCTTCATTCCAAGTTCTGGAGGAAATTGATCATGCTGATAAAAGTGTTAAGGTTATTTGTGACCATACAACACATTCTGCATTCATCTTTCAGAATACTGAACTTTATCAGTTAGATTAA